In Bacillus thuringiensis, the DNA window CATAAGAAAAATGCCACTTCAAAATCGAAGTGGCATTTTTTATATTTCCTCTAAGCTATTAACTGGAACAGTTAATTCGCGTCCGGGATTTTTTACTTCATATATGCGGGCGGTTTCGTTGCTTTCATCGAC includes these proteins:
- a CDS encoding H-type small acid-soluble spore protein, producing MNIQRAKELSVSSEQANVSFQGMPVTIQHVDESNETARIYEVKNPGRELTVPVNSLEEI